Proteins encoded together in one Mobula birostris isolate sMobBir1 chromosome 21, sMobBir1.hap1, whole genome shotgun sequence window:
- the LOC140185937 gene encoding interferon-induced protein with tetratricopeptide repeats 5-like, which translates to MSNTLKESLFEKLCQLQCHFTWIPQKDNTDFSDMKLRLQDSIKLGVKYQATSYNQLAFINCQQGNYEEAIQNLKEAERIWREKHNYEFERRSIITYGNFAWVYYHMGQLTEAQTYLDKLEMICKPLSDGPRYTAMIPEVYGEKGWSLLSSAAEFYEEAKECFEKALEKDCNNVEWNMGYATALLRLENISGVLENQERSQPVRYLRRVLELDPDDTVAMVMLALKLQEFNEAEKANELVKDALTKTPDLPYVLRYAAKFYRNRRDVNTAIDLLERALDFTPRSSFLHHQMGKCYSGKLLALKKKDKSNNQQKAELISKSKYHFQKAFELKPSFTFAKLDFARICFENGEADRAEEIHKSLLSLTDLALDHKQALDCQVGLFELNHKTSESNAIIYFLDGLKINHGSKQWKLCDSNLRKILGKQIQRNPRNSKAFGILGMVHQLAGEKDEAVKCFEKALIFDPGNEEYLNALSELSPST; encoded by the exons ATGAG CAACACTCTGAAGGAATCACTGTTTGAGAAACTCTGCCAGCTTCAGTGTCACTTCACGTGGATTCCACAGAAGGACAACACTGACTTCAGTGATATGAAGCTTAGATTACAAGATTCTATAAAACTTGGTGTCAAATATCAAGCCACATCCTACAACCAACTTGCTTTTATAAACTGTCAGCAAGGCAACTATGAAGAAGCAATTCAAAACTTAAAGGAAGCTGAAAGGatttggagagagaaacacaactACGAATTTGAAAGAAGAAGCATCATCACCTATGGAAACTTTGCCTGGGTGTATTACCACATGGGGCAGCTGACCGAGGCCCAGACCTACCTGGACAAGCTGGAGATGATCTGTAAACCGCTCAGTGACGGCCCTCGCTATACAGCAATGATACCGGAGGTGTACGGGGAGAAGGGATGGTCATTGCTGAGTTCTGCTGCTGAATTCTATGAGGAGGCAAAGGAATGTTTTGAAAAGGCTCTGGAGAAAGATTGTAACAATGTGGAGTGGAATATGGGCTATGCGACTGCTTTGCTTCGTCTGGAAAATATTTCTGGTGTTCTAGAAAATCAGGAGCGGAGTCAGCCAGTGAGGTATCTGCGACGGGTGCTGGAGCTTGATCCAGATGACACGGTGGCCATGGTTATGTTGGCCCTAAAGCTGCAAGAGTTCAATGAAGCAGAGAAAGCAAATGAATTAGTTAAAGATGCATTGACGAAGACCCCAGATCTACCATATGTGCTTCGCTATGCAGCAAAGTTTTACAGAAATAGACGAGATGTTAATACCGCAATTGATTTGTTGGAGAGAGCTTTAGACTTTACTCCACGTTCTTCCTTCTTACACCATCAAATGGGTAAATGTTACAGTGGAAAACTACTCGCTCTGAAAAAGAAGGATAAAAGCAACAATCAACAGAAAGCTGAGTTGATCAGTAAGAGCAAATATcactttcaaaaggcatttgaactCAAACCATCATTTACTTTTGCAAAACTGGATTTTGCACGAATCTGCTTTGAAAATGGAGAAGCCGACCGAGCAGAGGAGATCCACAAGAGTCTGCTGAGCTTGACGGATCTTGCTCTCGATCATAAACAGGCACTGGATTGTCAAGTCGGATTATTTGAACTGAACCACAAAACATCTGAATCAAATGCCATCATCTATTTTCTGGATGGACTTAAAATTAATCATGGAAGTAAACAATGGAAGCTCTGTGACAGTAACTTGAGAAAGATCTTAGGAAAACAAATTCAGAGGAATCCAAGAAACAGCAAAGCCTTTGGAATTCTTGGGATGGTGCATCAGCTGGCTGGGGAGAAGGATGAGGCTGTTAAGTGCTTTGAAAAAGCCTTGATATTTGATCCTGGCAATGAAGAATATCTCAATGCTCTTTCTGAATTAAGCCCTTCTACTTAG
- the LOC140186010 gene encoding interferon-induced protein with tetratricopeptide repeats 5-like: MPRNALKEKLKQLHCHFTWDLQKETVDLDDLTYRLQDSSNAGAVNQATSYNQLAFVNFLQGNNEEAIQNLKEAENILNGNHNDEFERISIITYGNFAWVHYHMGQLTEAQSYLNKLEMICKPLSDGPRYTAMIPEVYGEKGWSLLKSTAEYYEEAKECFEKALEEDPDNTEWIMGYTTALSQLESFSRTPKSDRQRQAVELDPDDSMAMVPLALKLPDFNEKKEANGFVKEPAQKATDLPYVLQYAAKFYRQKRAVEKGIKLLKEALEITPNFFHNEVAMCYKGKRRNMQRTPFCRNHHCLLSELIIQCKYHFEKTYENSVSSTIKSQLDFANFCEVIGDCSKADEIYSNLVKLKNTCPESMQKICFCAGLFELHHKKSESDAINLLLKGLKIDYDSNERKMCQKELENWADGKLCRYQHDGKALGVKALVYQLDGNKSKAIEYFQKALMIDPCNEEYLSALCELCLSIKSQNDD, from the coding sequence ATGCCAAGAAATGCGTTGAAAGAGAAACTGAAGCAACTTCATTGTCACTTCACTTGGGACCTCCAGAAGGAAACTGTTGATTTGGATGATCTGACATACAGGTTGCAAGATTCTTCAAATGCTGGTGCCGTAAATCAAGCCACATCCTACAACCAACTCGCTTTTGTAAACTTTCTGCAAGGCAACAATGAGGAAGCAATTCAAAACTTAAAGGAAGCTGAAAACATTCTGAATGGGAACCACAACGATGAATTTGAAAGAATAAGCATCATCACCTATGGAAACTTTGCCTGGGTGCATTACCACATGGGACAGCTGACCGAGGCCCAGTCTTACCTCAACAAGTTGGAGATGATCTGTAAACCGCTCAGTGACGGCCCTCGCTATACAGCAATGATACCTGAGGTGTACGGGGAGAAGGGATGGTCATTGTTAAAATCTACAGCTGAATACTATGAGGAGGCAAAGGAATGTTTTGAGAAGGCTCTGGAGGAAGATCCTGATAACACAGAGTGGATCATGGGATATACGACTGCTTTGTCTCAGCTGGAATCATTTTCTAGAACCCCAAAGAGTGATAGACAACGTCAGGCAGTGGAGCTTGATCCAGATGACTCAATGGCTATGGTACCACTGGCCTTGAAGCTACCAGACTTCAATGAAAAGAAGGAAGCAAATGGGTTCGTCAAAGAACCAGCGCAGAAGGCCACTGATCTTCCATATGTGCTTCAGTATGCAGCAAAATTTTACAGACAAAAACGAGCTGTGGAGAAAGGTatcaagctgttgaaggaagctttagAAATAACTCCAAACTTCTTTCACAATGAAGTGGCCATGTGTTACAAGGGTAAAAGAAGAAACATGCAGAGAACTCCATTCTGCAGGAACCATCACTGTCTTTTATCTGAATTGATCATTCAATGCAAGTATCACTTTGAAAAAACATATGAAAATAGCGTAAGTTCAACAATTAAATCACAGCTGGACTTTGCAAACTTCTGTGAAGTAATTGGAGACTGCTCCAAAGCAGACGAGATCTATAGCAACTTGGTGAAGCTAAAGAATACTTGTCCAGAAAGTATGCAGAAAATATGTTTCTGTGCTGGGTTATTTGAACTGCACCACAAAAAGTCTGAATCCGATGCTATTAATCTACtgctgaaaggcctgaagatCGATTATGATTCAAATGAACGCAAAATGTGTCAGAAGGAATTGGAAAACTGGGCAGACGGGAAACTTTGCAGGTATCAACATGATGGCAAGGCCCTTGGTGTTAAAGCATTAGTGTATCAGCTGGATGGGAACAAGTCTAAAGCTATTGAatactttcagaaagccttgatGATTGATCCTTGCAATGAGGAATATTTGAGTGCACTTTGCGAATTATGCCTTTCCATCAAGAGTCAAAATGATGATTGA